One segment of Brassica napus cultivar Da-Ae chromosome C3, Da-Ae, whole genome shotgun sequence DNA contains the following:
- the LOC106384940 gene encoding 2-hydroxy-6-oxo-2,4-heptadienoate hydrolase-like, translating to MFDHMKLLRCFSFTASRDWFFRQSFANAGLRSVVTDLSHGNSIASATMHCWIPKSPNRSKPNLLLLHGFGANAMWQYGEHLRAFTGRFNVYVPDLLFFGLSSTSEQNRTESFQARCLMRLMEAHGVHRMSIVGISYGGFVGYSLAAQFPEKVEKLVLCCAGVCLEEKDMEDGLFKVPNLEEATGILIPQTPEKLKELIRFSFVKPMKGVPSFFLWDFIDVMCTEFVEEKRDLIKSILKDRRLSDLPRIKQKSLVIWGEEDQIFPLELGYRLKRHIGENAEIVVIKKAGHAVNLEKSKEFLKHLKSFLIDSL from the exons TTCTTCAGACAATCATTCGCGAACGCCGGTCTCCGCTCCGTCGTCACCGACCTCTCCCACGGCAACTCCATCGCATCGGCCACCATGCACTGCTGGATCCCTAAATCGCCAAACCGCTCCAAACcaaacctcctcctcctccacggTTTCGGAGCCAACGCGATGTGGCAATACGGCGAGCATCTCCGAGCTTTCACCGGCCGGTTCAACGTCTACGTCCCCGACCTCCTCTTCTTCGGTTTATCCTCCACGTCGGAGCAGAACCGAACCGAGTCTTTCCAGGCTCGGTGTCTGATGAGGCTGATGGAAGCGCACGGGGTGCATAGGATGAGCATCGTCGGAATCAGCTATGGCGGGTTCGTCGGGTACAGTTTAGCGGCGCAGTTTCCGGAGAAGGTTGAGAAGCTGGTGTTGTGCTGCGCAGGGGTTTGCCTTGAGGAGAAGGATATGGAGGATGGGTTGTTTAAGGTTCCGAATCTTGAGGAAGCCACCGGGATTCTGATTCCTCAGACGCCGGAGAAGCTCAAGGAGCTTATTAGATTCTCGTTTGTTAAGCCGATGAAAGGTGTTCCTTCGTTTTTTCTTTGGGATTTTATTGATGTTATGTGTACTGAGTTTGTTGAGGAGAAGAGGGATTTGATCAAATCGATACTTAAAGATCGGAGGCTTTCAGATCTTCCTAGGATCAAACAG aAATCTTTGGTCATATGGGGAGAAGAAGATCAGATCTTTCCACTGGAACTTGGTTACAGATTGAAAAG ACATATAGGAGAGAATGCAGAGATAGTGGTGATTAAGAAGGCAGGACATGCTGTGAATTTGGAGAAGTCCAAAGAATTTCTCAAGCACTTGAAATCTTTTCTTATTGATTCTTTGTGA